The following proteins come from a genomic window of Malus domestica chromosome 02, GDT2T_hap1:
- the LOC103405935 gene encoding LOB domain-containing protein 30 codes for MNPTNPNGGDGSGGGSSSSGGGGTGSGSPCGACKFLRRKCVPGCIFAPYFDSEQGAAHFAAVHKVFGASNVSKLLLHIPVHKRLDAVVTICYEAQARLRDPVYGCVAHIFALQQQVVNLQAELSYLQAHLATMELPSPPPPPPPPSAAALITPPQFSISDLPSAVSSMPASYDLSSLFEPMVMQPWSMQQRALHDLRHHHQFGGGSSGPGSPAGGGGGDLQSLARELLHRHSSSPSPGSVPCSESSPSHSHPK; via the exons ATGAATCCAACAAACCCTAATGGTGGTGATGGTAGTGGTGGAGGGAGCAGTAGTAGTGGTGGTGGCGGTACCGGCAGCGGCAGTCCATGTGGCGCGTGCAAATTTTTGAGGAGGAAGTGTGTGCCTGGGTGCATATTTGCACCCTACTTTGATTCGGAGCAAGGCGCGGCTCATTTTGCGGCGGTGCACAAGGTTTTCGGAGCCAGCAATGTCTCCAAGCTTCTTCTTCATATTCCAGTACATAAGCGGCTCGACGCCGTTGTCACCATATGTTACGAGGCTCAAGCCCGCCTTAGAGATCCAGTCTACGGCTGTGTTGCTCACATATTCGCTCTCCAACAACAG GTGGTGAATCTGCAAGCTGAGCTCTCATACTTACAAGCCCACCTAGCGACAATGGAGCTTccatcaccaccacctccacccCCACCACCATCAGCAGCAGCACTCATTACCCCACCTCAATTCTCCATCTCAGACCTTCCATCAGCAGTCTCCTCCATGCCCGCTTCATACGATTTGTCCTCACTTTTCGAACCCATGGTCATGCAACCTTGGTCCATGCAACAGCGTGCGTTGCATGACCTGCGTCACCATCATCAATTCGGAGGCGGCAGTAGCGGTCCGGGTTCACCAGCtggcggtggtggtggagaTCTTCAAAGTTTGGCTCGTGAGCTACTTCATAGGCATAGCTCATCTCCATCACCTGGGTCTGTACCGTGCTCTGAGAGTTCACCATCTCATTCTCACCCCAAATGA